One window of the Yamadazyma tenuis chromosome 6, complete sequence genome contains the following:
- the YTA12 gene encoding Mitochondrial inner membrane m-AAA protease component (EggNog:ENOG503NV7Y; COG:U; MEROPS:MER0002605) — translation MRQSLKNAGLIERIQIHLNIRSQERKVATLKLTEKMSAYEEKIKTPAIHFNGMDPLDVTSVKTLKVYFDFNMDTFFRECDNFKNAKLTPPDVLLDNLVAEFKEAHPEVTPLTREDILYYYHICYDLSNGYTFLQDIKIEDSKVQLMLYSFLDVEDFEDLSSPISSVAQELSLSEDLVTNWFDIFKLLMDIPFPKEGEVNRCPISPREYNGFQIGIEAVSEQINDTVEKLSLGNFFNRESGNKEGSTKSSSPNNNSTSEKQQNNKKKDNNKPPFAFEIDLTPGRLFNIGFVVVVLGYLWARVYSERFVEVTFQKFTTDFLEKGLVSRLLVVNNKTVTIVLHDSAKGERSAEYYFTIGSVESFENALKQVQDQLNIDQSARIPVVYTTSGSTAKFLINFVPTILLLSIIYYMGKRASNMGGMGGPLGFAKSNAKKFNQETDIKVRFKDVAGMNEAKEEVMEFVKFLKSPEKYEKLGAKIPRGAILSGPPGTGKTLLAKATAGEADVPFYSVSGSEFVEMFVGVGASRVRDLFKMARENAPSIVFVDEIDAIGKARTKGNANGANDERETTLNQLLVEMDGFDTSDHVVVLAGTNRVDILDKALTRPGRFDRHITIDNPELSDRKDIFDVHLKKIKLRENVDHDLSGRLAALTPGFSGADIANVCNEAALIAARYNQTSVDLKHFELAIERVIGGIEKKSKVLLPEEKKIVAYHEAGHAICGWYLRYANPLLKVSIVPRGQGTLGYAQYLPPDQYLLNTKQLVDRMIMTLGGRVSEELFFKSVTGGAHDDFKKVTQIAQSMVLRYGMSPAIGMVNYADTRSQDNLTKPFSDETNKIIDEEIERIVSECYEKCRDLLQERRTEVELVASELLRKEFITRQDMIRLLGKRPFPENNDAFDKYLDSKPPYQDLQQPDEPANA, via the coding sequence atgagacaactgttgaagaatgcCGGATTGATCGAAAGAATACAGATCCACCTCAACATAAGGTCCCAAGAACGCAAGGTAGCTACCTTGAAGCTCACTGAGAAAATGCTGGCGTATGAAGAGAAAATAAAGACCCCTGCTATTCATTTCAATGGTATGGATCCTTTAGATGTCACTTCTGTTAAGACTTTAAAGGTATACTTCGATTTCAACATGGATACCTTCTTTAGAGAATGTGACAACTTTAAGAATGCAAAGCTCACACCTCCTGATGTCCTATTGGATAACTTGGTTGCCGAATTCAAGGAGGCTCATCCCGAGGTGACACCTTTGACCAGGGAAGACATTTTGTACTATTATCACATCTGCTATGATTTGTCTAACGGATATACGTTTTTACAGGATATCAAGATTGAAGACTCCAAGGTGCAATTGATGTTGTACAGTTTCTTGGACGTGGAGgactttgaagatctcTCAAGTCCAATTCTGTCGGTAGCCCAGGAATTGAGTTTGAGCGAAGATCTAGTGACCAATTGGTTTGATATCTTTAAATTGTTGATGGACATTCCATTCCCTAAAGAAGGTGAAGTCAACCGTTGCCCCATTTCTCCTCGGGAATATAACGGGTTTCAAATCGGAATTGAAGCTGTCTCTGAGCAGATCAACGACACGGTTGAAAAATTATCTTTAGGTAATTTTTTCAACCGTGAGAGCGGTAATAAAGAAGGGTCAACAAAGAGTTCATCACCCAACAACAATTCCACTAGTGAAAAGCAGCagaacaacaaaaagaaggaTAACAACAAACCTCCTTTTGCATTTGAGATTGACCTCACCCCCGGTCGGTTGTTCAATATAGGATTCGTGGTGGTTGTATTAGGATACTTATGGGCCAGAGTATACTCGGAACGCTTTGTGGAAGTTACCTTCCAGAAGTTTACCACAGATTTCTTGGAAAAAGGATTGGTCAGTAgattgttggtggtgaataACAAGACTGTAACCATTGTTTTACATGATTCTGCAAAGGGTGAACGCTCCGCAGAATACTATTTCACTATTGGGTCGGTTGAGTCATTTGAAAATGCCTTgaaacaagttcaagatcaatTGAATATTGACCAATCAGCCAGAATACCAGTTGTTTATACGACTCTGGGTTCCACCGCcaaattcttgatcaattttGTTCCAACTATTCTCTTGTTATCCATAATCTACTATATGGGTAAAAGAGCCAGTAATATGGGAGGAATGGGAGGACCATTAGGATTTGCAAAGTCCAACGCTAAGAAGTTCAATCAAGAAACTGATATTAAAGTTCGGTTCAAAGATGTGGCTGGTATGAACGAAGctaaagaagaagtcatGGAATTTGTTAAGTTTTTAAAGAGCCCTGAAAAGTATGAAAAACTTGGTGCCAAAATTCCCAGAGGTGCCATTTTGTCTGGACCTCCAGGTACTGGTAAAACGTTGCTTGCAAAGGCAACTGCTGGCGAAGCAGATGTTCCATTCTATTCAGTCTCTGGTTCAGAATTCGTAGAAATGTtcgttggtgttggtgctTCCAGAGTCCGTGATTTATTTAAAATGGCACGAGAAAACGCTCCTTCtattgtttttgttgatgaaatcgaCGCTATTGGTAAAGCTAGAACTAAAGGGAATGCTAATGGTGCTAATGATGAAAGAGAAACAACCTTGAATCAGTTATTGGTTGAAATGGATGGTTTTGATACCTCCGACCATGTTGTGGTTTTAGCTGGTACCAACAGGGTAGACATTTTGGATAAGGCTTTAACAAGACCAGGAAGATTTGACAGACATATTACTATTGATAACCCCGAATTGAGTGATCGTAAGGATATCTTTGATGtccatttgaagaagatcaagttgagagaaaaCGTTGACCATGACTTATCTGGAAGATTGGCAGCTTTGACTCCTGGGTTCTCTGGTGCAGATATTGCAAATGTGTGTAATGAAGCTGCCTTAATTGCTGCCAGATATAATCAAACTTCAGTGGACTTGAAGCACTTTGAGTTGGCCATTGAAAGAGTCATTGGTGGAATCGAGAAGAAGTCTAAGGTATTACTTCCAGAAGAGAAAAAGATTGTGGCATACCACGAAGCTGGACATGCCATTTGCGGTTGGTACTTGAGATATGCTAATCCTTTATTAAAGGTTTCTATTGTTCCAAGAGGCCAAGGTACTTTGGGATACGCTCAATACTTACCTCCAGACCAGTATCTTTTGAATACCAAGCAATTGGTTGACAGAATGATTATGACTTTGGGAGGCCGTGTTTCCGAAGAattgtttttcaaatcaGTTACTGGCGGAGCTcatgatgatttcaagaaggtcACCCAGATTGCCCAGTCAATGGTATTGAGATACGGTATGTCTCCTGCAATTGGAATGGTCAATTATGCTGATACTCGGTCGCAAGATAATTTGACCAAACCATTTAGTGATGAGACCAACAAAATTatcgatgaagaaattgagaGAATTGTCAGCGAATGCTATGAAAAGTGCCGGGACTTGTTACAGGAAAGAAGAACTGAAGTGGAGCTTGTTGCTCTGGAATTATTGAGGAAAGAGTTCATTACCAGACAAGACATGATTAGGCTTCTCGGAAAGAGACCATTTCCAGAAAACAACGATGCTTTTGATAAGTACCTCGACAGCAAGCCACCATACCAAGACTTGCAACAACCAGATGAACCTGCTAATGCATAA
- a CDS encoding uncharacterized protein (EggNog:ENOG503Q1DI; COG:S): protein MLVLKLLLCITFVVSYPVSLDLSQSLDFQVISSNVRTDTKWRFCHEHRWKERKVQLIQTLHHHATSKLPTLIGLQEVKHNQLMDLEEGLNHLTDGKDWDYFGVGRDNGKKKGEYAPIFYRKSQWELLNGTTEWLSPTPRLPSKAWGAADVRIVTITTFKNKETGIIINMLNTHFDHKSQLARGKSSKLILDWIHQIPNDHETFVSGDFNSQSSDASYKTLIQDLSDTRKVSRVKDTQMATYTGFEPEDPSTVIDFVWCAKDANKENSHTSVNKYNVLDTWTERGYRYSDHRPVVVEFSVKPR, encoded by the coding sequence atgttggtgttgaagctcTTGTTGTGTATCACTTTTGTTGTTTCTTACCCCGTatctttggacttgagtCAGTCTTTGGACTTCCAAGTAATTTCTTCCAACGTCCGAACCGATACAAAATGGAGGTTTTGTCATGAACACAGATGGAAAGAGCGCAAAGTCCAGTTGATACAAACACTTCACCACCACGCAACTTCCAAGTTGCCAACCCTTATTGGGTTGCAAGAAGTGAAACATAACCAGCTCATGGATTTAGAAGAAGGATTAAACCACTTAACTGATGGTAAGGACTGGGATTATTTTGGAGTAGGTCGTGACAACGGAAAGAAAAAGGGTGAATATGCCCCTATATTCTACAGAAAATCACAATGGGAGTTACTAAACGGCACTACTGAGTGGCTTAGCCCCACGCCTCGTCTTCCCTCCAAGGCATGGGGTGCAGCCGATGTACGGATTGTCACAATAACcactttcaaaaacaaggaAACAGGCATAATCATTAATATGCTCAATACCCACTTTGACCACAAGAGTCAATTGGCTCGTGGAAAgtcgtccaagttgattcttGACTGGATACATCAAATTCCTAATGACCATGAAACATTTGTTTCGGGCGATTTCAACTCCCAATCCAGTGATGCTTCCTATAAAACTCTCATACAAGACCTTTCTGATACTCGAAAGGTGAGCCGTGTCAAAGATACGCAAATGGCTACATACACCGGATTTGAGCCTGAAGATCCGTCCACTGTGATTGATTTTGTGTGGTGTGCCAAGGATGCTAATAAGGAGAATTCGCACACCTCTGTCAACAAATACAATGTGTTGGACACGTGGACGGAACGTGGCTATAGATACTCAGACCATCGtccggtggtggtggagttttCTGTGAAACCaagatga
- a CDS encoding uncharacterized protein (EggNog:ENOG503NUXN; COG:S), producing MNEASSIPESGPSTYAIISTESSTHSDELPGEALGSTGSPPDGSDHSPENESDLDEDDIIDLGGVSNSTSQHPSLARPLSRNDANSFVGGEIIDNEPTKKIFSFQLPFGGTFSSLKSNLYSQVQHRLPNFNIFNNLNGDSEEIKEDIRLKLVRQESLNTLNEANYFKTVRTRDDVRFRAVKHSIANKYNEFIPHISSNAKPMEEYESIYSRIKGNIVILGGYRGSILRDAQTHKRVWIPLKAGFNLRKINLLLGPSLEDEVNASKYIIPDGVLKNIGPIDLCKSFIKRLSNNPNTRVKEFGYDWRLSGEFVSQQLEAFLQKIYDDTGEPTLVICHSMGGLITHRTLHKNPKLFRSIIYVGVPSECLNILGPIRTGESVLFSDRILTAEANFMMRSSFNFLPLSGKVFYNRETHEPYVLDLFNPDTWVEYNLNPLVAKSRLERKSEIFTGQSSLGTGSTLLENSLTSISSRLRSIKVRSLSPLSRSPRSETFDVAEKEASPSPTEDEDGFTVSFDSAYTYLADSLKKAHDFLLDLSYKPELEAKYPPMAIVYGNTVPSVRGSNVSSEQDIKDGNYYDFFYGHGDGVVHQKWLMPERRGFEVYDPTTKKGQIVGRFATSHGHVNLMTDLKAMGEALNAVCEAEKIWTYNETL from the coding sequence ATGAACGAGGCTTCGAGTATTCCTGAACTGGGACCCAGTACTTATGCTATAATATCCACGGAATCATCCACACACTCTGATGAGCTACCGGGGGAGGCCTTGGGCAGTACTGGATCACCTCCTGATGGTCTGGACCATAGTCCAGAAAATGAATCtgatttggatgaagacgataTCATTGATTTGGGGGGTGTATCCAACAGTACCTCCCAACACCCCAGCCTTGCAAGACCACTTTCCCGAAACGATGCCAATTCGTTTGTAGGTGGtgaaatcattgacaatGAGCCTACCAAGAAGATCTTTTCATTCCAATTACCATTTGGAGGGACTTTCTCCAGTTTGAAGTCCAATTTGTACAGTCAGGTGCAGCACCGGCttcccaacttcaatatcttTAACAACCTCAACGGTGATtctgaagaaatcaaagagGATATCAGGTTAAAGTTGGTGAGACAAGAATCGCTAAATACCTTAAACGAAGCAAACTACTTCAAAACCGTCCGAACACGCGACGACGTGCGGTTCCGGGCCGTCAAGCACTCAATTGCCAATAAGTATAACGAATTCATTCCTCATATAAGCAGCAATGCCAAGCCCATGGAAGAATATGAGTCGATATACCTGAGAATCAAAGGTAACATAGTGATATTGGGAGGCTACCGAGGATCCATCTTGAGAGATGCCCAGACCCACAAGCGGGTATGGATTCCTCTTAAGGCTGGATTCAACCTACGTAAAATCAACTTGCTCTTGGGCCCatctcttgaagatgaagtcAATGCCTCCAAATATATCATTCCCGATGGAgtcttgaaaaatataGGTCCTATTGATTTGTGCAAAAGTTTCATCAAGCGATTGTCCAACAACCCGAACACCAGGGTCAAGGAATTTGGCTACGATTGGAGGTTAAGTGGAGAGTTTGTTTCTCAGCAGTTGGAAGCGTTTTTGCAGAAGATATACGATGACACTGGTGAACCTACACTAGTCATCTGCCACTCCATGGGAGGTTTAATTACCCACAGAACGCTCCACAAAAACCCCAAACTCTTCAGGTCGATTATCTACGTTGGAGTTCCTTCCGAGTGTCTCAATATCCTAGGCCCCATCCGAACTGGTGAATCAGTGTTGTTTCTGGATAGGATTTTGACGGCTGAAGCCAACTTTATGATGAGATCTTCATTCAATTTCCTCCCCTTAAGCGGGAAGGTGTTCTACAATAGGGAAACACATGAGCCGTATGTGCTAGATCTTTTCAATCCTGATACATGGGTAGAATACAACTTGAATCCGCTTGTTGCAAAGTCAAGATTGGAGAGGAAACTGGAGATTTTCACAGGACAGTCGAGTTTGGGAACCGGTTCCACCCTACTTGAGAACTCATTGACGTCAATTAGCTCGAGGCTACGCTCAATTAAAGTGAGGTCGTTATCTCCCTTGTCAAGATCTCCTAGGTCTGAGACGTTTGATGTGGCAGAAAAAGAAGCTTCGCCGTCTCCCAccgaagacgaagatggGTTCACGGTTTCTTTTGACCTGGCGTATACTTACCTTGCTGACTCCTTGAAAAAAGCCCATGATTTCCTATTGGATCTCTCATACAAACCAGAGTTAGAAGCTAAGTACCCTCCCATGGCCATTGTATACGGTAACACTGTCCCGTCTGTAAGAGGATCTAACGTATCCAGCGAACAGGATATAAAAGACGGCAACTACTACGATTTCTTCTATGGACATGGAGATGGAGTGGTACATCAAAAATGGTTAATGCCGGAACGAAGAGGATTCGAAGTATATGATCCTACAACCAAGAAGGGCCAGATTGTGGGCAGATTTGCAACTAGCCATGGGCACGTAAACTTAATGACTGACCTCAAGGCCATGGGTGAAGCCTTGAATGCTGTTTGTGAAGCAGAAAAAATATGGACTTACAACGAAACTTTATAA
- the DPH4 gene encoding Diphthamide biosynthesis protein 4 (COG:O; EggNog:ENOG503P4KS) gives MDEITVGRRSYYEILGVSVDSSDAQIKTAYKQKLLSNHPDKAAHHSNISTDTEINLIQEAYRVLVNQDTRDEYREKLDSFTQTQGVNLNGDGLDIYSLGDFDIYEDVYIKSCPRCTSEQAMKITQADLINGTGDGVGNYEIIVQCSDCSLWIRVEYSEELSE, from the coding sequence ATGGATGAGATAACAGTGGGGAGAAGAAGTTATTATGAGATACTAGGGGTTTCTGTAGATAGCAGCGACGCACAAATTAAGACTGCCTACAAACAGAAGCTACTATCCAATCACCCCGATAAAGCCGCTCACCACAGCAATATATCTACCGACACCGAAATCAACCTCATTCAAGAGGCCTATAGGGTTCTTGTCAACCAAGATACCCGAGATGAGTATCGTGAAAAGCTCGATTCGTTCACGCAAACTCAAGGTGTAAATCTCAATGGAGATGGCCTTGACATCTACAGTCTAGGGGATTTTGACATATATGAAGATGTTTACATCAAATCGTGTCCCCGGTGTACCAGCGAGCAGGCCATGAAGATCACTCAGGCAGATTTGATTAATGGAACAGGTGATGGGGTCGGCAACTACGAGATTATTGTTCAGTGCAGTGACTGTAGTTTGTGGATACGAGTGGAATACTCCGAGGAGTTATCGGAATAG
- the RPA49 gene encoding DNA-directed RNA polymerase I subunit rpa49 (EggNog:ENOG503P0GY; BUSCO:EOG09262BVA; COG:K): MAGTKRKANDDSYTNVAIKEYSQESNMVVGAFFNGLSVDSSTEFDVYKHKSKNQFELHGENDTLEYNAGSNEDEEAHAYTLAIYDPSTKSVELYESPMLNGRVISKSKRQYKGPKVKQLGIRNNLQRTALGEAFGTKKAKSAISNLERNRIDSDKLQDVELDIVDSVRESTQALPTKVQMDQDSSELRPTPRINMEATSSDDIYPVENIIPSPDWDAIRINSILDAPTTDSKLELLPFSSSDYIRHHIDAEDQTKLKFIYYLSILLGIYHNRRSRDKATLLTKFKTQPSEMLIDTILKTFTVSKSGKFGKSKDKSFFIDPHNEDKLLCYILAIIFHVNNFLIELQPLAYELNLKPNKLVNLCRIMGANVKPPTVGQAEALSIPKALMATSKLASLKAPVRLPDMSKRGARR, translated from the coding sequence ATGGCAGGAACTAAAAGAAAGGCCAACGACGATTCGTACACCAACGTGGCCATTAAGGAGTACTCTCAAGAGTCCAATATGGTGGTTGGAGCCTTTTTCAATGGTCTCAGTGTGGATTCTAGTACTGAATTCGATGTGTACAAACACAAGTCTAAGAACCAATTCGAGCTTCATGGGGAAAACGACACATTGGAATATAACGCCGGTAGcaacgaagatgaagaggCCCACGCTTACACACTTGCTATTTACGACCCTAGCACCAAGTCTGTGGAGTTGTACGAGTCTCCCATGTTAAATGGAAGAGTTATAAGCAAGAGTAAGAGACAATACAAAGGCCCTAAAGTCAAACAGCTTGGAATCAGAAACAATTTGCAAAGAACCGCATTGGGTGAAGCTTTTGGTACAAAGAAAGCCAAGAGTGCtatttccaacttggaaaggAACAGAATCGATTCAGATAAATTACAGGATGTTGAATTGGATATTGTTGATTCCGTCAGAGAAAGTACCCAGGCCTTACCCACCAAGGTGCAGATGGACCAGGATTCTAGTGAATTGAGGCCAACTCCTCGGATAAATATGGAAGCCACCAGCTCCGACGACATTTATCCTGTAGAAAACATCATACCGAGCCCAGATTGGGATGCCATTCGGATTAACAGCATATTGGACGCACCCACCACCGACTCCAAATTGGAGTTGTTACCATTTAGCAGCTCAGACTACATTCGTCATCACATTGATGCCGAAGATCAAACTAAGCTCAAGTTCATCTACTATTTGTCTATTTTATTGGGCATTTATCAtaacagaagaagcaggGATAAGGCCACGttattgaccaaattcAAAACCCAGCCTTCTGAAATGTTGATTGATacgattttgaagacatttACTGTGAGTAAGTCCGGAAAGTTTGGTAAAAGTAAGGATAaatctttcttcattgaTCCCCATAACGAAGATAAATTATTGTGCTACATCTTGGCTATAATATTCCACgtcaacaactttttgattgaacttcaaccTCTTGCATACGAATTAAACTTAAAACCCAACAAACTAGTTAACTTGTGCAGAATTATGGGTGCAAATGTAAAGCCTCCAACCGTGGGACAAGCCGAAGCATTGTCTATTCCAAAAGCTTTGATGGCCACATCCAAGTTGGCCTCATTAAAGGCCCCTGTAAGGTTACCTGATATGAGCAAAAGAGGTGCCAGAAGATga
- a CDS encoding uncharacterized protein (COG:L; EggNog:ENOG503P4TG), with protein MPEDEEAKVIEANLLKLAECEKSMDQAEREAEIYRIKKTQGIFRDRRHILVNIPNFWYIILAENDDFSDYISVEDLKYLEYIADIYVHYKVTDGDADLKNPKDFSISITFKSDKELVPNQTVTKHFEVEVEDGEEKITSEPVEVQWPQELGTINPHLIKQRKGKDMSKEDKKNYRLGMKSFFSWFSWTGKKPGKEFRDGEDLTRLITDDLFPYAVKYYTEALPGADNDDADTSDPEELDLEDDEEEEEEEEEEDEDSKRKPEDQLGADSKRQK; from the coding sequence atgccagaagacgaagaagccaaagtAATTGAAGCTaatctcttgaagttggccGAATGTGAAAAAAGTATGGATCAGGCAGAAAGGGAGGCCGAGATCTACAGGATCAAGAAAACGCAGGGGATTTTCCGTGATCGAAGACATATTCTCGTTAATATCCCAAACTTCTGGTACATCATTCTTGCTGAAAACGATGACTTTTCAGATTACATTAGtgttgaagacttgaaatACTTGGAATACATCGCAGACATATATGTACATTACAAGGTCACTGACGGTGATGCcgacttgaagaatcctAAGGACTTTTCCATCTCAATAACGTTCAAGAGCGATAAGGAATTGGTGCCAAACCAGACAGTTACCAAGCATTTCGAAGTGGAAGTAGAAGACGGCGAAGAGAAGATCACGTCTGAACCTGTGGAAGTCCAATGGCCCCAGGAATTGGGAACCATCAATCCTCACTTGATTAAACAGCGAAAAGGTAAAGACATGTCCAAGGaagacaagaagaattatAGGCTAGGCATGAAGTCCTTTTTCTCGTGGTTTTCATGGACGGGGAAGAAGCCAGGAAAAGAGTTCAGAGATGGTGAAGACTTAACCAGATTGATAACTGACGACTTATTCCCTTATGCTGTCAAGTACTACACCGAAGCATTACCTGGTGCCGATAACGATGACGCCGATACTTCGGATCCtgaagagttggacttggaagatgacgaagaagaggaagaggaagaggaagaggaagacgaGGACTCTAAGAGAAAACCAGAGGATCAATTAGGTGCTGATAGCAAGAGACAAAAGTAA